The Lacipirellula parvula genome window below encodes:
- a CDS encoding metal ABC transporter permease, with the protein MAHALIIASTFSDLWNPNGLWIVATAAATNCACALVGCYLVLRRMSLMGDALSHAVLPGLAVAFILSGAYDIGPLMIGAVAAGLLSTFLIQTLHQYARVPSDASMGVVFTGLFALGVVLIKKGIPPGVHFDIACVYQGTLELTPFDTVSLLGHEVPRAFAVTAGVFLLNAAIIGALWKEFKLSAFDPALATTMGFSASLLHYLLMALVAITAVASFEAVGSILVVAMLIIPPATAHLLSDRLAPMVLISLLVAIAAAILGYILGTLLNTNLAGMITVAAAGLFGLAVLFAPQHGVVSALARNLSVSLRVVREDLLAMLYRIEELGSPRRLAAAEASAAVGGGWLARLGLGGLVREGSVTRTGNRLDLTPAGREAARQLVRSHRLWETYLVKHLGLPLDHVHEPAHRVEHFIGDQMREQLQQELDAANKDPHGREIPE; encoded by the coding sequence ATGGCCCACGCACTCATCATCGCGAGCACGTTCAGCGACCTCTGGAACCCCAACGGGCTCTGGATCGTCGCCACCGCCGCCGCCACCAACTGCGCCTGCGCGCTCGTCGGCTGCTACCTAGTCCTCCGCCGCATGAGCCTGATGGGCGACGCCCTCTCGCACGCCGTCCTCCCCGGCCTCGCGGTCGCCTTCATCCTCTCCGGCGCCTACGACATCGGCCCGCTGATGATCGGCGCCGTCGCCGCCGGCCTCCTCTCAACGTTCCTGATCCAAACGCTCCACCAGTACGCCCGCGTCCCCAGCGACGCGAGCATGGGCGTCGTCTTCACCGGCCTCTTCGCCCTCGGCGTCGTCCTCATCAAAAAGGGGATCCCGCCCGGCGTCCATTTTGACATCGCCTGCGTGTACCAAGGGACGCTCGAACTCACCCCCTTCGACACGGTGAGTCTCCTCGGCCACGAAGTACCGCGGGCCTTCGCCGTCACCGCCGGCGTCTTCCTGCTCAACGCCGCAATCATTGGCGCGCTCTGGAAAGAATTTAAATTGAGCGCGTTCGACCCCGCTCTTGCCACGACGATGGGCTTCTCGGCGTCGCTACTTCACTACCTGCTGATGGCGCTCGTCGCGATCACCGCCGTCGCGTCGTTCGAAGCGGTCGGCTCGATCCTCGTCGTTGCGATGCTCATCATCCCGCCGGCGACCGCCCACCTCCTCAGCGATCGCCTGGCGCCGATGGTGCTCATCTCGCTCCTTGTCGCGATCGCTGCCGCGATCCTGGGCTACATCCTCGGCACGCTCCTCAACACGAACCTCGCCGGCATGATCACCGTCGCCGCCGCCGGCCTGTTCGGCCTCGCCGTCCTCTTCGCACCGCAGCACGGCGTCGTCAGCGCGCTCGCCCGCAACCTCAGCGTGTCGCTCCGCGTGGTCCGCGAAGACTTGCTCGCGATGCTTTACCGCATCGAAGAACTCGGCAGCCCCCGCCGCCTCGCCGCCGCTGAAGCAAGCGCTGCCGTCGGCGGCGGTTGGCTCGCCCGCCTCGGCCTCGGCGGACTCGTTCGCGAAGGCAGCGTCACCCGCACCGGCAACCGCCTCGACCTCACCCCTGCCGGCAGAGAAGCCGCCCGCCAACTCGTCCGCTCCCACCGCCTGTGGGAAACCTACCTAGTGAAGCATTTGGGCCTACCGCTCGACCACGTCCACGAACCCGCCCACCGCGTCGAACACTTCATCGGCGACCAAATGCGCGAGCAACTCCAACAAGAACTCGACGCCGCCAACAAAGACCCCCACGGCCGCGAAATCCCCGAATGA
- a CDS encoding deoxyribonuclease IV: MMAILGAHMSAAGGAYKAIERAKEVGCDCVQVFTKNNNQWAGKPITADDVRRFREALANLGIGAPIAHNSYLINLASPDDALWKKSIDAMVVEVERAELLGIPYIVAHPGAYTTSSEELGLVRIAAGLDEVHGQTAGASAQILLETTSGQGSCLGCKFEHLSAILDGVADPDRLGVCVDTCHIFSAGYAMETEAEWKATMRSLDKTVGLKLVRAFHVNDSKAKFGSGVDRHAAIGRGEMGLAPFRHLMNDRRFKKMPMYLETPKGEEKGRDLDEINLATLRGLVE, encoded by the coding sequence ATGATGGCGATTCTCGGTGCTCACATGTCTGCCGCGGGCGGCGCCTATAAGGCGATCGAGCGAGCAAAAGAAGTCGGTTGCGACTGCGTTCAGGTCTTCACCAAGAACAACAACCAGTGGGCGGGGAAGCCGATTACTGCGGACGATGTGCGGCGGTTTCGAGAGGCGCTCGCGAATTTGGGGATTGGGGCGCCGATTGCTCATAATTCTTATTTGATCAATCTCGCAAGTCCCGACGACGCGCTCTGGAAGAAGTCGATTGATGCGATGGTCGTCGAGGTGGAGCGGGCCGAGCTGCTTGGCATTCCTTACATCGTCGCCCATCCGGGGGCTTATACGACGAGCAGCGAGGAATTGGGGCTCGTGCGGATTGCGGCAGGGCTCGACGAGGTGCATGGGCAGACGGCGGGGGCGAGTGCGCAAATTCTGCTCGAGACGACTTCGGGGCAAGGGTCGTGCTTGGGGTGCAAGTTCGAGCATCTCTCCGCGATTCTCGACGGCGTTGCCGATCCTGATCGACTGGGAGTGTGCGTCGATACGTGCCACATCTTCTCGGCCGGGTACGCGATGGAGACGGAGGCCGAGTGGAAGGCGACGATGCGCTCCCTCGACAAGACGGTGGGGCTCAAACTGGTGCGGGCGTTTCATGTGAACGACAGCAAGGCGAAGTTTGGGTCGGGCGTCGATCGGCATGCGGCGATCGGCCGCGGCGAGATGGGGCTGGCGCCGTTCCGGCATCTGATGAACGACCGGCGGTTTAAGAAGATGCCGATGTATCTTGAGACGCCGAAGGGGGAGGAGAAGGGGCGGGATTTGGATGAAATTAATCTGGCGACGCTTAGAGGGCTGGTTGAGTAG
- a CDS encoding PEP-CTERM sorting domain-containing protein (PEP-CTERM proteins occur, often in large numbers, in the proteomes of bacteria that also encode an exosortase, a predicted intramembrane cysteine proteinase. The presence of a PEP-CTERM domain at a protein's C-terminus predicts cleavage within the sorting domain, followed by covalent anchoring to some some component of the (usually Gram-negative) cell surface. Many PEP-CTERM proteins exhibit an unusual sequence composition that includes large numbers of potential glycosylation sites. Expression of one such protein has been shown restore the ability of a bacterium to form floc, a type of biofilm.), whose product MRLLASLLAVAAMTTFCSVGAASVTITINLPPYYEPIPYSSFSMGDFDVSLSTDGTDLSTWKTNFGKEGFSRSWGTNGDANNDLVVDGADFLIWQRNASKPVVPASATVPEPSAIVLTGVALAYLASSRRRWR is encoded by the coding sequence ATGCGACTTCTGGCTTCACTACTAGCTGTAGCGGCGATGACGACGTTCTGCAGCGTAGGTGCGGCCAGCGTCACCATTACGATCAACCTTCCTCCCTACTACGAGCCTATTCCGTACAGCAGTTTCTCGATGGGCGATTTTGATGTCAGCCTGTCAACGGACGGAACCGACCTATCAACCTGGAAGACGAACTTTGGCAAAGAGGGGTTCAGTCGCTCGTGGGGCACCAACGGTGACGCCAACAATGATTTGGTGGTGGATGGAGCTGATTTCCTAATTTGGCAAAGGAATGCGAGCAAACCCGTGGTGCCCGCCAGCGCCACTGTTCCGGAGCCATCCGCAATCGTGCTCACTGGCGTCGCACTTGCCTACTTGGCTAGCTCGCGGCGTCGCTGGCGTTAA
- the mauJ gene encoding methylamine utilization protein MauJ, with product MKMWCIVGVTRVELWPDVDATQEFEGEILHLRPPTKTALPDVRIQYEHPGDRLNALERIQRFLSRWSWWYRCPAQSSIHMFCSAPTRLGDGGHFSLSDRRHQVDSLTTTISDEKTCLALALYREARSVNSLPYEFLGYFKILNINNTDQQQKTWITATVPKLTCRKALPRIADLLATEPDIGVYLYGSGRCAVAHANKSPIANPDRCGDLIRLQLDLPVVQALAEYTIEQELGIKHERSK from the coding sequence ATGAAGATGTGGTGCATCGTCGGCGTTACACGGGTAGAACTTTGGCCCGATGTCGATGCTACACAGGAGTTCGAAGGAGAAATCCTACACCTCCGCCCGCCGACCAAAACTGCGCTCCCGGATGTGCGCATACAGTACGAACATCCCGGCGACCGCCTAAATGCACTTGAACGCATTCAACGTTTCCTAAGCAGATGGTCATGGTGGTATCGCTGCCCGGCGCAATCGAGCATCCATATGTTTTGCAGTGCTCCGACGAGGCTCGGTGACGGCGGGCATTTCAGCTTGAGCGATCGACGGCACCAAGTTGACTCCCTAACCACGACGATATCTGACGAAAAAACTTGCCTCGCATTAGCGCTGTACCGTGAAGCACGGAGCGTCAACTCACTGCCGTACGAGTTCCTCGGCTACTTCAAAATCCTCAATATCAATAACACGGATCAACAGCAGAAAACCTGGATAACGGCGACGGTCCCAAAGCTTACTTGCCGTAAAGCACTTCCCCGAATTGCTGATTTGCTCGCGACCGAACCGGATATCGGAGTTTATCTCTATGGCTCGGGCCGATGTGCGGTTGCTCATGCGAACAAATCACCAATAGCCAATCCCGACCGCTGCGGTGACCTGATACGGTTGCAATTGGACTTGCCGGTGGTTCAAGCACTAGCTGAATACACAATCGAGCAAGAACTCGGTATTAAGCACGAACGATCCAAATAA
- a CDS encoding HEPN domain-containing protein, with protein MEDVASQLEAYVGRIAAMVAKIGPKDWKYGDATFTDPTHVICQALPLTDLNTEPRKVLGEKNVDEFYGKESPAGPPAELRTIMVLVNTIPCACTQAGQSFTLDVKTCLEYLKAFADCVASKTVNMEIILRLSGIDIDNDYELADGVKLRRITEREAHLRYSGGPGYVLPQFPVPPTPQTASLHRVEVVIQKVGSYSATGKLKGVDETEALINKIKHAFMLSGVVKNAPLVTHVRWNSELDRSSYWQGMGLTAQQPEHITPESLALVVRAYEFLGDAESDTILQAAVDRYFIGRKTWEHHPNRMNSPHWDKVVDYVIAMESLFLTANESSVMQESTYRFRVNGASLLHAATEIDRLTVFHALNHLYSLRSKVVHGNSGAVLKVAREFIKSLGGAIDDPSNGLVLLNTACKIIEEWLAKIFYHLAAMDEKQRPYRLKDGWELMLWPKSQLQSTEAAK; from the coding sequence ATGGAAGATGTTGCATCGCAACTTGAAGCCTACGTTGGTCGCATCGCGGCAATGGTCGCGAAGATTGGGCCAAAGGATTGGAAGTACGGCGATGCCACGTTCACGGACCCAACTCACGTGATATGCCAAGCATTGCCGCTGACTGATCTAAACACCGAGCCACGGAAGGTATTAGGTGAAAAGAATGTCGACGAATTCTATGGAAAAGAGTCACCGGCCGGTCCACCGGCTGAACTTCGAACCATCATGGTTTTGGTAAATACCATCCCGTGCGCCTGTACTCAGGCTGGTCAATCCTTCACGCTCGATGTGAAGACATGCCTCGAATACCTGAAGGCTTTCGCGGATTGCGTTGCTTCCAAAACCGTGAACATGGAGATCATCCTGCGACTTTCGGGGATAGACATCGACAATGACTATGAACTAGCCGATGGCGTCAAGTTGCGGCGGATCACTGAACGGGAAGCACACCTCCGCTATTCTGGTGGTCCCGGGTACGTGCTGCCGCAGTTCCCCGTGCCACCTACGCCGCAAACGGCCTCCCTTCACCGCGTTGAGGTGGTTATCCAGAAGGTCGGCTCATATTCAGCCACTGGTAAGCTGAAGGGCGTCGATGAGACCGAGGCATTGATCAACAAGATCAAGCACGCATTCATGCTAAGTGGCGTCGTGAAAAATGCTCCCCTAGTAACGCACGTCCGTTGGAATAGTGAGTTGGATCGCAGTAGCTATTGGCAAGGAATGGGGCTTACGGCCCAACAGCCGGAACATATCACCCCTGAATCTTTGGCGTTGGTGGTGAGGGCGTATGAGTTCCTCGGCGATGCGGAGAGCGACACAATATTGCAAGCCGCAGTTGACAGGTACTTCATTGGAAGGAAGACGTGGGAGCATCATCCCAACCGAATGAACTCACCGCACTGGGATAAGGTTGTTGATTACGTCATCGCGATGGAGAGCCTGTTCCTCACCGCCAACGAGAGTTCGGTCATGCAGGAATCGACCTACCGGTTTCGCGTCAACGGTGCGTCGCTGTTACACGCCGCGACAGAAATCGATCGTCTAACAGTTTTTCACGCACTAAACCATCTCTACTCGTTGAGGTCCAAGGTTGTGCACGGCAACAGCGGCGCGGTGTTGAAAGTAGCGAGGGAGTTCATCAAGTCACTAGGGGGCGCTATTGACGACCCGTCGAACGGTTTAGTTCTACTGAACACCGCGTGCAAAATCATTGAGGAGTGGCTTGCAAAGATCTTCTACCATCTAGCTGCCATGGACGAAAAACAGAGGCCATACCGCTTGAAAGACGGTTGGGAGTTGATGCTCTGGCCGAAGAGCCAACTTCAATCGACGGAGGCCGCAAAATGA
- a CDS encoding N-6 DNA methylase produces MAIKKSDLYSSLWASCDELRGGMDASQYKDYVLFMLFIKYVSDKYAESDDFAPSVNIPKGASFKDMVALKGKSDIGDRINKRVIAPLVAANARLARSDFPDFNDPNKLGEGDAMVKRLDNLIGIFQNPALDFSRNRAEHDDILGDAYEYLMRHFATESGKSKGQFYTPSEVSRVIAQVIGITPQNTKAATTAYDPTCGSGSLLLKVAAQSGKQITLEGQERDVTTAGLARMNMILHDFPGANIISGNTLVEPKFKEGEQLRTYDYVVANPPFSDKTWSTGLVLGENGASDKYSRFGWGVPPAKQGDYAYLLHIVRSLKAKGKGACILPHGVLFRGNAEAVIREQLVRSGYLKGIIGLPANLFYGTGIPACILVIDKENAAARKGVFLIDASKGFIKDGNKNRLREQDIHKIVDAFHNQIEIRGYSRLVDLDEIKRHEFNLNLPRYVDGAEAEDIEVTRKKIKNVHLSVYPPDGRVTLTAPKATRLEVARAYAISKLGWIREQQRKLERQARESPRNFIERESHYLWGRRYLMTIVEKEVKPGVSIDHKRITLTVRPGSDEDKRKRIVHEWHKKLLHEAVPPLMQKWQHRLNVNPTGYFLQRMKTKWGSCNHIAGNIRLNTELVKKPKDLLEYVIVHELAHLLEPTHSERFAAILDEHFATWREARVELNELPLAAEAW; encoded by the coding sequence ATGGCGATAAAGAAGTCAGACCTGTACTCCTCTCTATGGGCCTCTTGCGATGAATTGCGCGGCGGCATGGACGCTAGCCAGTACAAGGACTACGTCCTGTTCATGCTGTTCATCAAGTACGTGTCCGACAAGTACGCCGAGTCGGATGATTTCGCCCCGTCGGTCAACATCCCCAAGGGCGCAAGCTTCAAGGACATGGTCGCTCTCAAGGGCAAGAGCGACATTGGCGATCGCATCAACAAGCGTGTGATCGCCCCGCTGGTCGCCGCGAATGCACGTCTTGCCCGCAGCGACTTCCCCGACTTCAACGACCCGAACAAGCTCGGCGAGGGAGACGCGATGGTCAAGCGCCTCGACAACCTCATCGGCATCTTCCAGAACCCCGCGCTCGACTTCTCGCGCAATCGCGCCGAGCACGACGACATCCTCGGCGACGCCTACGAATATCTCATGCGGCACTTCGCCACGGAGAGCGGCAAGAGCAAGGGACAGTTCTACACCCCATCCGAGGTCAGCCGCGTCATTGCCCAGGTGATCGGCATCACGCCGCAGAACACGAAGGCCGCTACCACCGCCTACGATCCGACGTGCGGGTCGGGTTCGCTGCTGCTGAAGGTCGCGGCCCAGTCGGGCAAGCAGATCACGCTCGAAGGGCAGGAACGGGACGTGACCACCGCCGGTCTCGCCCGCATGAATATGATCCTGCATGACTTCCCCGGTGCGAACATCATCTCCGGCAACACGCTGGTCGAACCGAAGTTTAAAGAGGGCGAGCAACTTCGCACCTACGACTACGTCGTCGCCAATCCGCCGTTCTCGGACAAAACGTGGTCCACCGGCCTCGTCCTCGGTGAGAACGGGGCCAGTGACAAGTACAGCCGCTTCGGTTGGGGCGTCCCGCCCGCCAAGCAAGGCGATTACGCCTACCTGCTGCACATCGTTCGCTCGCTGAAGGCCAAGGGCAAAGGCGCCTGCATTCTTCCGCACGGCGTGTTGTTCCGCGGCAACGCCGAGGCGGTCATTCGCGAGCAGCTCGTCCGCTCCGGCTACCTCAAGGGAATCATCGGCCTGCCCGCGAATCTCTTCTACGGCACCGGCATTCCGGCGTGCATTTTGGTGATCGACAAGGAAAACGCCGCCGCCCGCAAGGGCGTGTTCCTGATCGACGCCTCGAAGGGGTTCATCAAGGACGGCAACAAGAATCGCCTCCGTGAGCAGGATATCCACAAGATTGTCGACGCGTTCCACAACCAGATCGAGATCCGTGGCTACTCCCGCCTCGTCGATCTCGATGAAATCAAGCGGCACGAGTTCAATCTCAACTTGCCGCGCTACGTCGACGGCGCGGAGGCCGAGGATATCGAAGTCACGCGGAAGAAAATCAAAAACGTCCATCTGTCGGTCTATCCACCGGATGGCCGCGTCACCTTGACGGCGCCGAAAGCAACTCGCCTGGAGGTTGCCAGAGCCTATGCGATTTCGAAGCTCGGCTGGATTCGTGAGCAGCAACGGAAGTTAGAAAGGCAAGCCAGGGAGTCGCCTCGCAATTTTATCGAACGAGAGAGCCACTACCTCTGGGGACGACGGTACCTGATGACCATCGTAGAGAAGGAGGTTAAACCTGGCGTCTCGATCGATCACAAGCGAATTACTCTGACCGTGCGTCCTGGCAGCGACGAGGATAAGCGCAAACGAATCGTGCACGAATGGCACAAGAAGCTTTTGCATGAAGCTGTACCTCCGTTGATGCAGAAGTGGCAGCATCGGCTGAACGTCAATCCTACCGGTTATTTCTTGCAGCGCATGAAGACGAAGTGGGGGAGCTGTAATCACATTGCGGGTAATATTCGCCTGAACACTGAGCTGGTAAAAAAGCCCAAAGATCTTCTTGAGTACGTCATCGTGCATGAGTTGGCCCATCTGCTGGAGCCAACGCACAGCGAGCGTTTTGCCGCCATCCTGGACGAGCACTTCGCGACTTGGCGGGAGGCGCGGGTGGAACTCAACGAGCTGCCATTGGCAGCTGAGGCGTGGTAG
- a CDS encoding DUF6157 family protein — protein sequence MNYYNAFIRLASDSAATHSAVPPARGEKRTIPVIEYELLAAKPYFYTQEELQFAVHVEREGIAPAQLKAKRRELWAEFFNKPRACLRCSSLPKKYGWGLHFDEQGRIGLVPVESAAYKKFSGSKTLKVVPAMSSKRA from the coding sequence GTGAACTACTACAACGCGTTCATCCGACTAGCATCCGACAGCGCCGCGACGCACAGCGCCGTTCCGCCGGCTCGCGGCGAGAAGCGGACGATCCCCGTGATCGAATACGAATTGCTGGCTGCGAAGCCCTACTTCTACACGCAAGAGGAACTCCAGTTTGCCGTCCATGTCGAGCGCGAGGGGATCGCGCCGGCACAACTCAAAGCGAAACGCCGGGAGCTCTGGGCGGAGTTTTTCAACAAGCCCCGCGCCTGCCTGCGCTGCTCGTCGCTCCCGAAGAAATATGGCTGGGGCCTGCACTTCGACGAGCAGGGCCGCATCGGGCTCGTCCCCGTGGAAAGCGCAGCCTACAAGAAGTTCAGCGGTTCAAAAACGCTCAAGGTCGTGCCGGCGATGAGCAGCAAGCGCGCTTGA
- a CDS encoding DUF1643 domain-containing protein, protein MTPKPCVGKMSASITPERANRMKPAPPAHDPGGKVRPAWPADSTVTARFSDCQRYRYQLREIWNPAQPLVLWLLMNPSVACIDYADPTLRKTGKFARAWGFGGQLVGNVHAYRATDKNRLLEVDDPVGPDNDRLILAMAAEAKTVVLAYGQPPKALRQRGQDLAALLRHHPGLSYLRLAKDGTPVHPLYLPETLVPTSAH, encoded by the coding sequence ATGACGCCAAAGCCTTGCGTCGGTAAAATGTCGGCGTCGATCACTCCCGAGCGCGCCAATCGCATGAAACCAGCCCCTCCCGCCCACGATCCCGGCGGCAAAGTCCGCCCCGCCTGGCCGGCGGATTCCACCGTCACCGCCCGCTTCTCCGATTGCCAGCGCTATCGCTACCAACTCCGCGAAATTTGGAACCCCGCGCAACCGCTCGTCCTTTGGCTGCTGATGAACCCGAGCGTCGCCTGCATCGACTACGCCGACCCCACGCTCCGCAAGACAGGCAAGTTCGCCCGCGCCTGGGGCTTCGGCGGCCAACTCGTCGGCAACGTCCACGCCTACCGCGCGACCGACAAGAACCGCTTGCTCGAAGTCGACGACCCCGTCGGACCCGACAACGACCGCCTCATCCTTGCGATGGCCGCTGAGGCGAAAACCGTCGTCCTCGCCTACGGCCAACCGCCCAAAGCCCTCCGCCAGCGCGGGCAAGACTTGGCGGCGTTGCTGCGGCATCATCCCGGACTGAGCTACCTGCGGCTCGCGAAAGACGGCACGCCGGTCCACCCGCTGTATTTGCCTGAGACTCTCGTGCCGACTTCGGCTCATTGA
- a CDS encoding PEP-CTERM sorting domain-containing protein — protein sequence MNRLALTFRSLAFTAPLLWGATQLANAATVNYQGQLTNYGAPVTTGYVIAGTFKPTFNPYSYKYVYGIDSAGNMDSPRLTQAIADGNFIPIGSGANVAADGSFSGSGVTALSAGTKLWIFAFDNVNADAAGNFALASHSTWLTSPSTVSLNGADALEFVFGFKFGNQISLNVLPVPEPSSLLMVGAAVGVAVASARRRRA from the coding sequence ATGAACCGCCTCGCATTGACTTTTCGCTCGCTCGCTTTCACGGCTCCGCTGTTATGGGGCGCAACTCAACTGGCCAACGCTGCCACTGTCAACTATCAGGGCCAGCTGACGAATTACGGCGCGCCGGTGACTACGGGTTACGTGATTGCCGGCACGTTCAAGCCGACGTTCAATCCTTACAGCTACAAATACGTCTACGGCATCGACAGTGCTGGCAACATGGACTCTCCCCGCCTGACCCAGGCGATTGCGGACGGCAACTTTATTCCGATTGGAAGTGGAGCCAACGTTGCTGCTGACGGCTCGTTCTCGGGTTCGGGAGTGACGGCGCTAAGCGCCGGTACGAAGTTATGGATCTTTGCGTTCGACAACGTCAACGCTGACGCGGCGGGGAACTTCGCCCTGGCGAGCCATTCGACGTGGCTCACGTCGCCGAGCACCGTATCGCTCAACGGCGCGGATGCGTTGGAGTTCGTGTTTGGGTTCAAGTTCGGCAATCAGATCTCGCTGAACGTCTTGCCCGTGCCTGAACCATCGAGCCTGCTGATGGTTGGCGCGGCGGTTGGCGTTGCCGTGGCTTCTGCGCGGCGCCGGCGCGCGTGA
- the ndk gene encoding nucleoside-diphosphate kinase: MERTFILLKPDCVQRRLMGRIITRFEEKGLNVIAAKMLVITPELSKQHYAEHVAKGWYPTLEAFITGGPVLAAVLEGLEAVKVVRDMLGATNGLNAAPGTIRGDFSSSRQMNLVHGSDGAEAAAREIALYFKKEELCAYEPTITKWMRAGDE, translated from the coding sequence ATGGAACGCACTTTCATTCTGCTCAAGCCCGATTGTGTCCAGCGCCGCCTCATGGGCCGCATCATTACGCGGTTCGAAGAGAAGGGGCTCAACGTGATCGCCGCGAAGATGCTCGTGATCACTCCCGAACTCTCGAAGCAGCACTACGCCGAACACGTCGCCAAGGGTTGGTACCCGACGCTCGAGGCGTTCATCACCGGTGGTCCGGTGCTCGCCGCGGTCCTTGAAGGACTCGAAGCCGTGAAGGTCGTCCGCGACATGCTCGGCGCCACCAACGGCCTGAACGCCGCCCCCGGCACGATCCGCGGCGACTTCAGCTCGAGCCGCCAGATGAACCTCGTCCACGGCTCCGACGGCGCCGAAGCGGCCGCCCGCGAGATCGCGCTCTACTTTAAGAAGGAAGAGCTCTGTGCGTACGAGCCGACGATCACCAAGTGGATGCGCGCCGGCGACGAGTAA
- a CDS encoding ThuA domain-containing protein has protein sequence MVFVTGDDEYSSELSMPMIAEILEKHYGIRTTVLYAVNDKGERDRHGNSIPGLEALRDADLAVFYMRFRQLPQEQLDEIVKFAESGKPLIGLRTSSHAFNYAEAPRDRWNAEFPLTYFGHKWISHYGHGNSTEAHVVDSEAKADNPILRGVSSPEWLNSWLYVVNDGDVKLPEDCTVLMVGDATKGTEPGGEKFGNREPMAWTRELPLKDGGVQRVFYTSLGHPRDFLKEGPRRLLVNAILWGLGREASIPAEGANVEIVGEYVPPDPH, from the coding sequence GTGGTATTCGTCACGGGCGATGACGAGTATTCGTCCGAGCTCTCGATGCCGATGATCGCCGAGATCCTCGAGAAGCACTATGGGATCCGGACGACCGTCCTCTATGCGGTGAACGACAAAGGCGAACGCGATCGCCATGGCAACAGCATTCCGGGGCTCGAAGCGCTCCGCGACGCCGACCTCGCCGTGTTCTACATGCGGTTTCGCCAGCTGCCGCAAGAGCAGCTCGACGAGATCGTGAAGTTTGCCGAATCCGGCAAGCCGCTGATCGGCCTTCGCACGAGCAGCCATGCCTTCAACTACGCAGAGGCGCCTCGCGACCGGTGGAACGCCGAGTTTCCGCTAACTTACTTTGGCCACAAGTGGATCTCGCACTACGGCCACGGCAACTCGACCGAAGCGCACGTCGTTGACAGCGAGGCAAAAGCGGACAATCCCATCCTTCGAGGCGTCTCGTCGCCCGAGTGGTTGAACTCGTGGCTCTACGTGGTGAACGACGGGGACGTGAAGCTACCGGAAGACTGCACGGTCTTGATGGTCGGCGATGCTACCAAGGGGACGGAGCCGGGCGGGGAAAAGTTCGGGAACCGCGAGCCGATGGCTTGGACGCGCGAGCTGCCGCTCAAAGATGGCGGCGTGCAGCGGGTCTTTTACACGAGCTTGGGCCATCCGCGGGACTTTCTGAAGGAAGGTCCGCGGCGGCTGCTGGTGAATGCGATTCTGTGGGGCCTCGGGCGAGAGGCTTCGATTCCCGCGGAGGGGGCGAACGTGGAGATCGTGGGCGAGTATGTGCCGCCCGATCCGCACTAG